The genomic DNA aattttgactctaGATAACCTCAGGAAGCGGCATGTGATTGTGACAAAcagatgttgtatgtgcaagagaagtgaggagacggtggatcatcttcttcttcattgcgaggtagcttatgctttgtggagtgcctttttggtcggtttgggttgtcttgggtgatgccaaGACGAGTTTCTGAATTACTCGACTGTTGGTTTGTCTTCAAGGAGGAGGGGAAGTGCcgcggtttggaagatggtgcccacTTGCTTTTTTCGGTGTTtatggagggagagaaataataggtgttttTTAGGACTTGGAGGGGTCATTGGAAGACATATTATCCTCTTGCTTTCACACTTTGTACCTTTGGACTGTTGCACATGTTTTTCCGATGTCGattaattatgataattttcTTGCTCGCTTTTCCCTTTCTAGCTAAGTGATCCTTTTGTATACTCCTGGTGTACTTGGGGGCGCCTGAACGCTTTCAATAAGATTgactattacttatcaaaaaaaaaagttgtcatATAATTGTTTGTCTTATCGACAGTTTCCACATTGGAGGGAGATAAAGAATGACAGCTAAACGTTGTCCCTTTTGGTTGCCCTAGTACCTACTTATGTTGGCTAAAATGCAAATTTGCTAGGTCATATAGATGATTCCGGGCACCACCAATGCAGTCTGTAGTAATCAGCTGTTTGGACTAAACCATAGCCTCTTCATCCTATTCGCAACTTAAAGATCCTAATGCACTCCGCAATCTCATCTTTCTAGGATTTCATGCAAACTAAAAAGTTTCTAAATTTAGCTCAGTAAAGGACAATGGCACGACACAAAGTATTTTAGAGTTGcagtatataaaaaaaatctgggGAATTCAGATCCAATTATGATTTGAAAGGCAATTTAGAGTTCTTTAATCTCATTACAGTACAGTAATCATGACTTCCAGACCCTGATTTCCACGAATGAAAACGAGGCAACAGATTCTCGTACCTAATATCTCTTCAATTGCAAGAGCAAGGGTGGTTGAATCAAGTTCATCTTCAGTTATAACCCTGGAACCTGCTAAATCTGCCATTAAAGAAGCATTTCTGAATTGATGTCCTTCAGCAACATTTGGGGATGGTATCTACAGAGTCAGAAAGAAATATTATACATTTTTCTTCACAGGCAATAAAACCAACCCATTAAGGGCATGTAAAAACTGAAACCATGACTGGAAGGTGAGTTTGGCATGCAGGGTGAATAAATGTCATATAAGATGAAAATAGAGGCATTAATTtaggaggggggggggggggtgtggaTGTCTCTTTACTTTTggacatgagagagagagagagagagagagagattggaaCATTATTATATTGTGGGACATCACACAAGCCATCATAATTTTATTCTCAAGGATTTATTTTGCAATAATATCAACTGTAATCGTTTTCAACAGTGGCTTTTGTGTGAATTGTATGCATTATACTGTGCACTATCATGAATAATTACTATGTAATTTACACTTTATGATTATTGTAGTCATGGCTAATGAATTTCAAGAATCAAGAAAAAGACATGTCAGTCAGATGCTCTTCATTGGTCCAGTATTGCAGACAAAACCTGAGCAGCATCATAGAGTACAGACATATTCAAAAAGAAGCCTCATTGTGCATAACATCATACAATTTTTAGTATAATATGTTTGAACCTTTGAACGAGCACAATGACCAACACTTTCCCAATACTTCTTGGATACATATCTGTCCCTAATTTATTGACTTTTTAATCTCAGATGCTCAAGAGACTTGCACTAGACACTTTGACGCATTGAAAATCTCATATAAATGTCTTCGCAACACATGAAAAAGTAGATTTACTTTTTAATACTTACGACCGtttatgtatgttttttttgtttattttctaatcTCTTGAGTCTTCATAGGAAAAGTTGGACCTGTTTAACTATTCGTACGTCATCAAAATTTACAAGATAAAATATTAGATGAATTAGTTCAAACTTCatacaatttttctttccatcTAAACTTTTGGTGCAGGGTTACTAGACAAAGATATTAACCTGTCATGAAAGGCCAAATAATAAAAGCACTCTCCTACTTGATTTGTCAAATTAGATTACAAGACATTATATGGAGCTCCAAATTACCAGAATGGAAGGTTTCCCAGTGGCCAAGATCTCATAACAAGTCATAGCACCAGCTCTAGAAATGAGAAGGTCTGCGGCTGCATAAGCCAAGTCCATAGAATGCATAAACCTTCATAAAACAGGCATACATTAGACTAAAGGAGTTTAGAGGAAATAGACTGTTTATTACACATAAAGATAACCCTTTTATCTGAGCTTCAtcaattaaaacaaataaaaaaagaattatagaaGAGATACAAATTATTGAAgttgaatttgaaaatattgatgAGTAAATTATCACTATGATTCTAGAACAGGAGTGCATATAAATGCTTAAAGATCACTACAAATAAAGCAGAATATATCTAGAACTTAAATTAAACAATGAAAAGCAGCGGTGAGTGCTTCAGAATAACATGAATCTCCATCAGCATTGTTGGACTATTATTTGATTAGTTTCACTAATCTGAGTGATTTTACCACATTGATCATATTCATTGCTCTGAGCCAAAACTTATATTAAGTTTATAACATTAGAGGGGCAAACCGTATGGTGAGCAAAGCATATGGCGGGTAAAGTACAGTATTGTACAGGCATTTAGTGAGGTGGAAACGCCCACCTGAAAGCAATATGCAGGCATGAATAGGAGAGAGGATATCAGGGTTAGGCAAAGGCCCAAGGCGAGGCAAAGTCACAGATGGATTGCCATATACAGAAATATATTACAACAGACATGCCTAAATGGTGAACTGAAATCTCCAAAAAATGTATGTTACAAGCCAGCCCAGAAACAAAGACCTCTTTTTGATTGATGATATTAGGGGGGGGGCGGGGGGTGGTGTACATATATGAGAAATCATGCAAAGCAGCTCCTTAGCACAAAGAGATGGATACATGGAAAGATCCTAAAAAGTTTAAACAAGTTCTTGACAACAGAATAACAAAACTCACACTCCTCTGTTTATTTTGAAGTGACTTATTTCGTACAtcttaaaagtaaaatatatcttTTTCCCAAAGCAGCTTTCCAACTTTCTTTTCAATGATATGGAATAATCTTTTGAAATTCATAGTTTTGCAGTTAATCTCCAATAACATCTAAAGCAATGAATATAAAAGAATCAATCTTGGTAGTTACAAGTTTCACGCTTCTTCATGGTCACGCAGAAAAAACAGATTTAATTACATCGTGTGCTTCTCACTATCTCCTTCTGGAGCAGAGTATCTTTCATCATAAAAGTGGTAACCAATGTACCGACTTTGATTCAAACCAATAAGCCAGCAAGCAATGGCACTagaaaaaatactcaaaaatctaaaagatttgaaaaataaatagaccAACAAATGGATAGCATCCCATTCATACCAGAAGACTACTTACGGCGTCAGATACAAATGCGGGTGATTTTTCACGAGGCTCTCCATCTCATTGTATGACTCCACCCCTGTCTGCCATATAATATACAATTTCTCGTTTTCCAACAGCATATAATACAAATTCAACAAAGCAATATTAATAGCATTAGCACCCAAAGACCCTCCAAGCACCAACAAAACCTTTCCCTCCGAAACCCCCGCCTTTCCAGACTTCGGAAAGAACTTCAACCTTGCCACCGCCTTCGGCACATCCTGCCTCAACGCCAACCTCACCGGATTCCCACACACCACACATTTACTCTTCCTTGGAAAACAGTCAATGGTCGAGTTAAAGGCCACGAAAACCACGTCCgccaagaaagaaagaagccaaTTTGCTATCCCGGGCACCGAGTTCTGCTCTTGGATCACAAGCTTAATGCCATTCAGCGCAGCGGCGAGGCAAACTGGGAACGAGACGTACCCGCCGGTACCGATGACAACATGGGGATCGAACTCGCGCAGTTTTTTATGACTTTGGATCAGACTTTTGATCAAACGTATGGGGAGCAAGAGGTTTTGGAAGGAGACGAAAGGGCGGGCCAATGGCGCGGCGGGGATGGAGGCGAAGACATAGCCGGAGGAGGGGATAGCGGCGCTTTCCATGCTATTGGGTATGCCTAAGAACAGGATTTGGACGGTGGGGTTGGCGATTTTGAGCTCGTCTGCTATGGCGACCGCCGGGTATATGTGGCCACCGGTGCCGCCTGCGGCAAAAGCGACACGGAGAGTGTTAGCAGCGTCGCTTTGGGTGGTGGATATTTGCTCATTTGCTTGCTGTTTGACGGAGAGACAGCAGAGGAGCTTGGGAGACCTGCAATGGAAACAGATAGATCAGAAACTGCCTGTGTGCCAGCGTGTGCGTGTGCGTTTATGTGtgtgagacagagagagagagcttgccTGGGTGGGAGCGTGAGAGGTGAGAAGAAGGGAAGAGAAGGGTATAGCGGTAAAAAAGGGGGCTTTGGAGAGAGTAAGAGGTGGGAAATGGAGGTGGCCATTAAAGCTGGAGAAGAAAAGGTATTGTAAAAGCATGGACGAAGGTGGAGGGTGTAAAAAAGTTGAACTTCGAGAATTCCCCCTCAAGAGTCAGAGTCCACTCCACTGGTGGTGGGGGGTGGTGGGGAACTCAGAAAGATGGTTGAATAGTAGGCGATTTTTGACGATGGATTCTAACTTCTGGCAGTTGCTGATTTGGAATTGGACCACTTCGTACAACCTCGTCTTCCATCTCTTTCCGTTTTGAGAGTGTCACATATCCATacaaatgaattgaaaaaaattttaaatttgatatagTAAATTATGAGTagcagataaaaaaaaaaaagaattacatttttgtttaatttaaaaactcttgccacgtcagtttttttaattcatttactTGACTCCCTAGCATTTATCCTTTCTGCTTGAAATAACTTTCTtcaatttagtctataaaaaaaaaaaaaaaagtatgtattcgtatttttaataacatgtgagataatttttaatattatttattttaacattattcctgctattaaaaaatatatgtattttatatGTTCAAATgccacattttatttttatagatcgaattaaaaaaagtttctccaactcaatttaaaaaaaaaactcagccattattttatttattattattttttttgctttgtatttttatgGTGGTCAATGTTGCCCAATTACCTCATGCTATATCTCCAAGGCCACGTGGGGACTTAAATATTGCTCGAAGATACCATTTTTCCATGCATCTTTTGGTTGGATTCGATTTACATATGATATGCTCAGCCTCTCTCTATCTCCCCCTCTCTGAAAGGATGTGAtctaaattatttgttttatattatatgCGGTGGAATTTGTAtcttatcttattaaaaaaaaaaaaaaaaaaaaaaagaccagaaCAAAAGCTTGCCTCttaataatactaaaaaatatatttttattttcctctgcGGCTCTGGCCATCAATTCTTAGtcattattaaacaaaatataataataatttaaaaatcttagATTTAAgctttatcatttttaaatagtaatgctcaaaattacacttttattcTATCACTATCCCATCTTGGTGTAATACCATCAATCAGCATTTAGATCagttcttattaaaaaaaaaaaaaaaatctaatagttgattaaCAATGCTACATCGGGcaaaataatatgattttttaacattactATTTACTCATATTTCAAAAGcggtattttttctttttttttcttgacgaACACCCATTATACACGTGTAGTCGAATATCAATTTTACAAATCTAAAAATTTGTCTCAACTCTTTTAATCAAGGAAAAAGGGAGATTTtgtgatgcgaacctcaatcgacacgctttgagacccaacaaacaatattggaaattaacccaagaaagctaaaaatcagattttagatagaaaaccccgacccaacatttataaatgaaacgcgaaccaaaggtataaaaagtaacaaccttcgacccaacgtttataaacgaaacgcgaaccgaaggtataaagtttgaacgccacaaggaagaatccttgataagttcacaagttctctgaagaactaatagaagaagcaaacctcacttttgtattttcattcatgatttccattacaatgagtgcatgctatttataaagcatggctgaaaatatgactacctacttgctatggaaaggaaattaaattggttccaacattggaaagtaaataaagtaaaaaaggactaactaataaaagcctaaaattaaggttgatttggtctgaaatttgcagctcctccatgccaaaaatagactgagattggcaattaaatcacgcctaaggaaagtcttgaaataggtaagtcaatcaaccaactaattggcatgtaatttggcaagtcaatcatccaattaattggtatgtaatttgATAGTCAAttagccataatcaaccattaatccatgccattgttaaggaaattttgtgcaatctgctccatgaatagctttgatcaaatttattacgccttcatctccctttgggccaagcttggaatgccccattttagaatcagcccaaatctcttgaatcagcccattaagtgcttctttgatcttcttggatcttgctctagtaataggcccaactggaacatgcaacggatcctttaatggtgcttgttgaatcTCATCattcgtcctcgaatcatcacctacatcaaaaggagaaagatcaGAAACATTAAATGTAGCACTAATGTTATACTCACCTGGAAGATCCAACTTGTATGCATTATCATTGATTCTCGCAAGGACTTGAAATGAACCATCCCCTCTAGGATGTAGCTTGGACCGCCTACGGGCCGGAAATCTTTCCTTCTTCATATGCACCCAAACCCAATCACCCGGTTCAAAGATGACTTGTCTACGGCCTTTGTTGGCTTTGGTTGcatattgctcatttttcttttctatatgttgTCGTACACGTTCATGGAGTTTCTTCACCATCTCAGCCTTCTTCTGACCATCCAAACTAGTATGTTCATCAACTGGCAAAGGCAGCAAATCCAAATGTGTTAGTGGattaaaaccgtaaacaatcTCAAATAGGGAAAATTCAGTAGTAGAATGAACACTCCGATTATATGCAAACTCAATGAATGGCAAACATTCCTCccaatttttcaagttcttttgaaTTATGGTACGCAACAAAGTAGATAAAGTTCTATTCATTACCTCGGTTTGTCCATCTGTTTGGGGGTGACAAGTAGtcgaaaacaataatttagtccccAACTTTCCCCACAAGACTTTTCAAAAATAGCTAAGGAATTTAACATCACGATCAGACACAATACTCCTGGGAACACCATGGAGCCGTACTATCTCTCTAAAGAACAAATCGGCAATGCGGGTTGCATCATCGGTTTTATGACAAGAGATGAAATGTGCCATCTTAGAAAAcctatcaacaaccacaaaaatcGAGTCCCTACCTTTCCTTGACCGAGGCAAGCCTAAAACAAAATCCATAGAAATATCGACCCAAGACGCACTAGGTACGGGCAAAGGAGTGTATAATCCATGTGGTAAGACTCTAGATTTTGCCTGCCTACATGTAACGCATCTAGCACAAACTCTCTCCACATCACGTTTcatctttggccaaaaaaaatgttcatgcaaCATGTCTAAAGTCTTTCTTACACCAAAATGACCCATTAGACCACCTCCATGTGCTTCACACACAAGCAACTCACGCATAGAACTATTAGGCACACAAAGTctattctctctaaacaagTACCCATCTAGTCTGTAGAACTTTCCAAACGCTAACTTCTCACATGCTCCATACACACTTGCAAAGTCATCATCATTAGCATACAAttccttaacatattcaaatcccaataatttttcatttaaagtagAGACAAGGGCATACCTTCTTGATAATGCATCAGccacaatattttccttaccttgtttgtattttataacATAAGGGAAGGTCTCAATGAATTCCACCCACTTGGCATGCCTTCTATTCAACTTACCTTGTCCTTTCAAGTGCTTCAAGGACTCATGGTCGGTATGTATGACAAATTCTTTTGGCCAAAGGTAATGTTACCAAGTCTCCAATGCTCTCACCAATGCATAAAGCTTCTTGTCATATGTCGGGTAGTTCAAAGCTGCcccatttagcttttcactaaaataggcTAGTGGCCGCTTCTCCTGCATCAAAACAGCTCCAATACCTATTCCTGGGGCATCACactcaatctcaaaagttttagaaaaatcaggtaatgctaataaaggagcatcacataacatttctttaattACACTAAATGCACGATCTTGCTCACTACCCCATTTAAAGCCCAcagattttttaacaatttcagtGAGTGGTGCGGCTAGTGTActgaaatttttaacaaatcGCCGATAAAAACTAGCCAAACCATGAAAACTTCTTACCTCCGTGATTGACTTAGGTGTGGGCCACTCCTTGATAGCCTTCACCTTTTCCTCATCCACCTCAATTCCTTTTGCGCTAATAACATAACCAAGACACACAACTttgtccatgcaaaaggaacatttctttaaattggcatatagtttttcttttctcaaaacttcaagcacacattgcaaatgatcaatatgctcatctaagttcttgctatacaccaaaatatcatcaaaatagaccACAACAAATCTGCCTATAAACGCACGCAATGCATGATTCATTAACCTTATGAATGTACTTGGTGCATTagttagaccaaaaggcattaccaaccactcatacaatccatatttagttttaaaggcagttttccattcatcaccctctttcatcctaatttgatgatacccacttttcaaatcaatttttgtgaaaatacatNNNNNNNNNNNNNNNNNNNNNNNNNNNNNNNNNNNNNNNNNNNNNNNNNNNNNNNNNNNNNNNNNNNNNNNNNNNNNNNNNNNNNNNNNNNNNNNNNNNNttcgacccaacgtttataaacgaaacgcgaaccaaagtataaagtttgaacgccacaaggaagaatccttgataagttcacaagttctctgaagaactaatagaagaagcaaacctcactttttgtattttcattcatgatttccattacaatgagtgcatgctatttataaagcatggctgaaaatatgactacctacttgctatggaaaggaaattaaattggttccaacattggaaagtaaataaagtaaaaaaggactaactaataaaagcctaaaattaaggttgatttggtctgaaatttgcagctcctccatgccaaaaatagactgagattggcaattaaatcacgcctaaggaaggtcttgaaataggtaagtcaatcaaccaactaattggcatgtaatttggcaagtcaatcatccaattaattggtatgtaattggatagTCAAttagccataatcaaccattaatccatgccattgctaaggaaattttgtgcaatctgctccatgaatagcttggatcaaatttattacgccttcatctccctttgggccaagcttggaatgccccattttagaatcagcccaaatctcttgaatcagcccattaagtgcttctttgatcttcttggatcttgctctagtaataggcccaactggaacatgcaatggatcctttaatggtgcttgttgaatctcatcattccccctctcttcaaaaggattcgtcctcgaatcatcacctacatcaaaaggagaaagatcaGAAACATTAAATGTAGCACTAATGTTATACTCACCTGGAAGATCCAACTTGTATGCATTATCATTGATTCTCGCAAGGACTTGAAATGGACCATCCCCTCTAGGATGTAGCTTGGACCGCCTACGGGCCGGAAATCTTTCCTTCCTCATATGCACCCAAACCCAATCACCCGGTTCAAAGATGACTTGTCTACGGCCTTTGTTGGCTTTGGTTGcatattgctcatttttcttttctatatgttgCCGTACACGTTCATGGAGTTTCTTCACCATCTCAGCCTTCTTCTGACCATCCAAACTAGTATGTTCATCAACTGGCACAGGCAGCAAATCCAAAGGTGTTAGTGGattaaaaccgtaaacaatctcaaatggggaaaattcagtagtagaatgaacactccgattatatgcaaactcaatgaatggcaaacattcctcccaatttttcaagttcttttgaaTTATGGTACGCAACAAAGTAGATAAAGTTCTATTCACTACCTCGGTTTGTCCATCTGTTTGGGGGTGACAAGTAGtcgaaaacaataatttagtccccAACTTTCCCCACAAGACTTTCCAAAAATAGCTAAGGAACTTAACATCACGATCAGACACAATACTCCTAGGAACACCATGGAGCCGTACTATCTCTCTAAAGAACAAATCGGCAATGTGGGTTGCATCATCGGTTTTATGACAAGAGATGAAATGTGCCATCTTAGAAAAcctatcaacaaccacaaaa from Corylus avellana chromosome ca6, CavTom2PMs-1.0 includes the following:
- the LOC132184695 gene encoding uncharacterized protein LOC132184695 translates to MATSISHLLLSPKPPFLPLYPSLPFFSPLTLPPRSPKLLCCLSVKQQANEQISTTQSDAANTLRVAFAAGGTGGHIYPAVAIADELKIANPTVQILFLGIPNSMESAAIPSSGYVFASIPAAPLARPFVSFQNLLLPIRLIKSLIQSHKKLREFDPHVVIGTGGYVSFPVCLAAALNGIKLVIQEQNSVPGIANWLLSFLADVVFVAFNSTIDCFPRKSKCVVCGNPVRLALRQDVPKAVARLKFFPKSGKAGVSEGKVLLVLGGSLGANAINIALLNLYYMLLENEKLYIIWQTGVESYNEMESLVKNHPHLYLTPFMHSMDLAYAAADLLISRAGAMTCYEILATGKPSILIPSPNVAEGHQFRNASLMADLAGSRVITEDELDSTTLALAIEEILGDERKMADMSERALKIAKPYASAEIAQHILSLVNFSTAKEKH